The DNA region GGAACTATTATTATAGAATGCGAAAGAGGAAATGATTCTCGTGCTGAAATAGTAAAACATTTGGTTAATAATAATTTCGATGTATTAGAAATAAAACCTAAAGAGAGAAGCTTAGAAGAGGTATTTATTTACTTTACAGATAAAAAGAAAAATCAGGATTTTGATAAAAGTAAATATATAAAAGATGACAGTATAAAAAACAATACTGAAGAAGAGTAATTAAACAAAAAAACTAACTATTAAAAAAGAGGTAAAAATGAGAAACATATATGTTGTATTTTCTAGAGAGATTCAATCTTTCTATGTATCTCCTTTATATTATATATTAGGATTTATTTATTTAGCTTTAACAGGGTATTTTTTCACTATAGAAGTTTATTATAGCAGATTGGCAGTAATGGAAAACACTATGTATAATATTGGATTTTTTACAATATTATTCTTATCTATTTTATGTATGAAACTAATAGCAGAAGAGAGAGCATCTGGTACATTCGAACTTATAATGACCTCCCCTATTACTTCACTTCAATATGTTATTGGTAAATATTTATCTGTATTAGTTGTTTATGCTTCGCTTTTAATTATGACTTTTGTTTACCCTATACTTTTAATGATATTTGGAAAGCCAGATATGGGTGTAATATTTAGCGGATATTTAGGATTATTTTTACTTGGTACTGCTATACTTGGACTTGGTTTAATAGCTACAAGTATATCAAAAAGTCAATTAGTAGCTGCTATTTTAGGTGTATCTATGGGAGTTTTTGCTTACATTATAAATTGGCTTAGTGAGATGTTTACTGGTGCTAGCAAATTATTAAATGCTATTTCTATAACTACATATTTTTCTGATTTTACTAAGGGGCTAATAGATATACAAAATGTAATATTCTTTCTTATTTGGGCTATTGCTTGTATATCAATATCTACCATGCTTGTAGAGTCATATAAATGGCAATAATAATTAAAGGCTTAAAAAAATATATGTCTCAAATAGTTGAATATGTCAAAAACAATGATTTTGATAATGTAAAAAAATTAATAGAAGCTGATAATTCATTGGTTGATGCTAGAGATGAAGAGTCAAGATTTACACTTTTAATGCTCTGTGCTAAAAAGGGTTATATTGATATAGCAAAGCTTTTAGTAGAAGGCGGAGCTAATTTAAATGCTAGAAGCAAAACAGGAATAACAGCTTTAATGTTTGCCTGTGCTGAGAGACAAGCAGAAGTTGCTAAATATTTAATAGATTCTAGTGCTGATGTTAATTTAAGGGATAAGCCATTATTTTCTGCTTTACTTTATGCTTCACTTACAAAAGAACATGATATTATAAAGGCGTTAGTTGAAGCAGGGGCAGATGTAAATGCTAAAAATTTCAAATTGGTAACTCCTTTAATGTTTGCTTCTGGGATTAATGATATAGAGACAATGAAGCTTTTAATAGAAAATGGTGCTGATATAGAACATAAAAACAAAGATGGTGAGAGAGCATTAGAGTTTGCTATTCGTAAAGAGCAAAAAGAAGCAGCAGACTATCTAAAAACTATTTCAAAATAATTTTTTAAACATATTAAAATAAATATATAATCTTATTTAAATATATCTCCTAATTTCTTTGATTTTTTTTTAATATATATTAT from Brachyspira pilosicoli P43/6/78 includes:
- a CDS encoding ABC transporter permease encodes the protein MRNIYVVFSREIQSFYVSPLYYILGFIYLALTGYFFTIEVYYSRLAVMENTMYNIGFFTILFLSILCMKLIAEERASGTFELIMTSPITSLQYVIGKYLSVLVVYASLLIMTFVYPILLMIFGKPDMGVIFSGYLGLFLLGTAILGLGLIATSISKSQLVAAILGVSMGVFAYIINWLSEMFTGASKLLNAISITTYFSDFTKGLIDIQNVIFFLIWAIACISISTMLVESYKWQ
- a CDS encoding ankyrin repeat domain-containing protein; this encodes MSQIVEYVKNNDFDNVKKLIEADNSLVDARDEESRFTLLMLCAKKGYIDIAKLLVEGGANLNARSKTGITALMFACAERQAEVAKYLIDSSADVNLRDKPLFSALLYASLTKEHDIIKALVEAGADVNAKNFKLVTPLMFASGINDIETMKLLIENGADIEHKNKDGERALEFAIRKEQKEAADYLKTISK